In the Cololabis saira isolate AMF1-May2022 chromosome 7, fColSai1.1, whole genome shotgun sequence genome, one interval contains:
- the crybb1l1 gene encoding beta-crystallin B1 has protein sequence MSSGDSKSKTSSQTDGKAAQSKKSEMGMNAYKMYVFDQENFQGRMIEISNECMNVCEMGMDRVRSLRVECGPFVGFEQMNFCGEMYILEKGEYPRWDSWSNCQKNDYLLSFRPVKMDPEKHKICLHEVGEFKGRKMEIMDDDVPSLFSYGFTDRVGSIIVSCGTWVGYQFPGYRGSQYLLEKGEYRHFNEFGARHPQFQSVRRIRDMQWHQQGCYTMASK, from the exons ATGTCCAGTGGAGATTCCAAGTCCAAGACTTCTTCCCAGACCGACGGGAAGGCCGCTCAGAGCAAGAAGTCTGAGATGGGAATGAACGCCTACAAG ATGTACGTGTTCGACCAGGAGAACTTCCAGGGTCGCATGATTGAGATCAGCAACGAGTGCATGAATGTGTGTGAGATGGGCATGGACCGTGTGCGTTCCCTGCGTGTTGAGTGCGGACC CTTCGTGGGATTCGAGCAGATGAACTTCTGTGGTGAGATGTACATCCTGGAGAAGGGAGAGTACCCCCGCTGGGATTCCTGGAGCAACTGCCAGAAGAACGACTACCTGCTGTCTTTCAGGCCCGTGAAGATG GACCCTGAGAAGCACAAGATCTGCCTGCACGAGGTGGGAGAGTTCAAGGGCCGCAAGATGGAGATCATGGACGATGACGTTCCCAGCCTGTTCTCCTACGGCTTTACCGACAGAGTTGGCAGCATCATTGTCAGCTGCGGAAC CTGGGTGGGATACCAGTTCCCTGGATACCGTGGCAGCCAGTACCTGCTGGAGAAGGGAGAGTACAGGCACTTCAACGAGTTTGGTGCCCGCCATCCTCAGTTCCAGTCCGTGAGGCGTATCCGTGACATGCAGTGGCACCAGCAGGGCTGCTACACCATGGCCAGCAAGTGA
- the cryba1l1 gene encoding crystallin, beta A1, like 1: protein MYRTTKSPMMQPLVNSGMGMAPFFKATVFEQEHFQGKCLEFTSECSNIQDCGLDNIRSIRVESGAWVGFEHHDFQGQQFILERGEYPHWDAYSGSLSYHVERLMSLRPIYCASHQSSRMIIFEKENFMGRSVEICDDYPSLQAMGWMMPEVGSMHVQCGAFVCYQYPGYRGQQYIMECERHSGDYQHWRNWGSHCQTPQIQSIRRIQH, encoded by the exons ATGTACAGAACTACCAAGTCCCCCATGATGCAGCCCCTGGTCAACTCAGGAATGGGCATGGCTCCCTTCTTTAAG GCTACCGTGTTCGAGCAGGAGCATTTCCAGGGAAAGTGCCTGGAGTTCACTTCTGAGTGCTCCAACATCCAGGACTGTGGATTGGACAACATCCGCTCCATCAGGGTGGAGAGTGGAGC CTGGGTGGGTTTCGAGCACCATGACTTCCAGGGCCAGCAGTTCATCCTGGAGAGAGGAGAGTACCCCCACTGGGACGCTTACAGCGGTTCCCTGTCCTACCACGTGGAGCGCCTCATGTCTCTGCGCCCCATCTACTGCGCT TCCCACCAGAGCAGCCGCATGATCATCTTCGAGAAGGAGAACTTCATGGGCCGCAGCGTGGAGATCTGTGATGACTACCCCTCTCTGCAGGCCATGGGCTGGATGATGCCTGAAGTTGGCTCCATGCACGTGCAGTGCGGCGC CTTCGTGTGCTACCAGTACCCCGGCTACAGGGGCCAGCAGTACATCATGGAGTGTGAGAGACACAGCGGAGACTACCAGCACTGGAGGAACTGGGGCTCTCACTGTCAGACCCCCCAGATCCAGTCCATCAGGCGTATCCAGCACTGA